Proteins from a genomic interval of Cucumis melo cultivar AY chromosome 7, USDA_Cmelo_AY_1.0, whole genome shotgun sequence:
- the LOC103493864 gene encoding uncharacterized protein LOC103493864 — protein sequence MGGCLSNCLIIPKVSSSVPPPPPPTAKVISLQGHLREYPVPISVSRVLQTENSSSSTSDSFLCNSDRLYFDDFIPSLPLDHQLHPNQIYFILPSSNLHHRLTAPDMAALAVKATLALQNASTNNLHLSHLPRNKGRRHRISPLFDLDSPNDQQHEHEHEHEHEHALSINSNSKNNTASSSSVKKLQRLTSRRAKMAVRSFKLRLSTIYEGTDL from the coding sequence ATGGGCGGGTGTTTGTCAAACTGCCTAATTATTCCAAAAGTCTCTTCGTCTGTTCCTCCACCTCCTCCTCCTACCGCCAAAGTTATCTCTTTACAAGGACATCTCCGGGAATACCCTGTTCCTATATCCGTCTCCCGTGTTCTTCAGACTGAAAATTCATCTTCTTCCACTTCCGACTCTTTTCTATGCAACTCCGACCGCTTATACTTTGATGATTTCATTCCGTCTTTGCCTCTCGACCACCAGCTCCACCCTAATCAGATCTATTTCATCCTTCCTTCCTCCAACCTCCACCACCGATTGACCGCCCCAGATATGGCTGCCTTAGCCGTCAAAGCCACCCTCGCCCTCCAGAATGCCTCCACCAACAACCTCCATCTCTCCCATCTCCCTCGTAATAAGGGTCGTCGTCATCGTATTTCTCCCCTCTTTGATCTTGATAGCCCCAACGACCAACAACACGAACACGAACACGAACACGAACACGAACACGCCCTCTCCATTAACTCCAACTCCAAGAACAACACCGCCTCCTCCTCCTCCGTTAAAAAATTGCAGAGATTGACATCCAGAAGGGCAAAAATGGCAGTTCGTTCCTTCAAACTCAGATTGAGCACCATCTATGAAGGCACCGATCTGTAG
- the LOC103493863 gene encoding uncharacterized protein LOC103493863 isoform X1, which translates to MMSSKGNYLRKSKTFLVQKNQSSSMGVESGGGRENNSNSDVNKIEQKAEARVELLPVSPQLMYGEEMVHFSHPRHRLSRMCLPDLFTCSGCKEYGAGNRFSCQQCDFQLHDFCAFSPPALKAHPFHSYHQLLFYSKPGGIMQSKCEICAKPIKGFSFRCGVCSFQMHPCCAMLSWEMKIPSMHPHTLKMVGATTISSTSSSTVQLVDHHQASCGECKKRRSGRVYRCTVCEYQVHAVCAKSVKNGLRDNGHNGAEKPSVLGTAARLASQVVVEFLGGIIEGLGEGVGEAFVQNINGKAAPSPLRHR; encoded by the exons ATGATGAGTAGCAAAGGTAATTATTTGAGAAAGAGCAAAACCTTTTTGGTGCAGAAGAACCAAAGCAGCTCGATGGGCGTAGAATCCGGAGGAGGAAGAGAAAATAATAGTAACAGTGATGTTAATAAGATTGAGCAAAAGGCGGAGGCGCGGGTGGAATTATTGCCGGTGTCCCCTCAGCTGATGTACGGGGAAGAGATGGTCCATTTTAGCCATCCTCGACACCGGCTGTCCAGGATGTGCCTTCCTGACCTGTTTACGTGCAGTGGGTGTAAAGAGTACGGCGCCGGCAACAGATTCAGTTGCCAACAATGTGATTTCCAGCTCCACGACTTCTGCGCCTTCTCTCCTCCCGCCCTTAAGGCCCATCCCTTCCATTCCTACCATCAGCTTCTTTTTTACTCCAAGCCAG GTGGCATCATGCAGTCCAAGTGCGAGATTTGCGCGAAGCCAATAAAAGGATTTTCGTTCCGATGCGGGGTGTGCAGCTTCCAGATGCATCCCTGCTGCGCGATGCTATCCTGGGAAATGAAGATCCCGTCGATGCACCCACACACGCTGAAGATGGTGGGAGCTACAACGATATCATCAACATCTTCATCAACCGTACAATTAGTCGATCATCATCAAGCCAGCTGTGGGGAATGCAAGAAGCGGAGGTCCGGGAGGGTGTACCGTTGCACGGTTTGCGAGTATCAGGTGCATGCAGTGTGCGCAAAGAGCGTGAAAAATGGCCTCCGTGACAACGGGCACAATGGAGCCGAGAAGCCTAGCGTGCTGGGAACCGCCGCTAGACTGGCTTCCCAGGTAGTGGTTGAGTTCTTGGGAGGAATCATAGAGGGCCTCGGAGAAGGGGTTGGGGAAGCTTTCGTCCAGAATATCAATGGCAAGGCCGCCCCCTCACCCCTTCGTCATCGttaa
- the LOC103493863 gene encoding uncharacterized protein LOC103493863 isoform X2 encodes MMSSKGNYLRKSKTFLVQKNQSSSMGVESGGGRENNSNSDVNKIEQKAEARVELLPVSPQLMYGEEMVHFSHPRHRLSRMCLPDLFTCSGCKEYGAGNRFSCQQCDFQLHDFCAFSPPALKAHPFHSYHQLLFYSKPVKGGIMQSKCEICAKPIKGFSFRCGVCSFQMHPCCAMLSWEMKIPSMHPHTLKMVGATTISSTSSSTVQLVDHHQASCGECKKRRSGRVYRCTVCEYQVHAVCAKSVKNGLRDNGHNGAEKPSVLGTAARLASQVVVEFLGGIIEGLGEGVGEAFVQNINGKAAPSPLRHR; translated from the exons ATGATGAGTAGCAAAGGTAATTATTTGAGAAAGAGCAAAACCTTTTTGGTGCAGAAGAACCAAAGCAGCTCGATGGGCGTAGAATCCGGAGGAGGAAGAGAAAATAATAGTAACAGTGATGTTAATAAGATTGAGCAAAAGGCGGAGGCGCGGGTGGAATTATTGCCGGTGTCCCCTCAGCTGATGTACGGGGAAGAGATGGTCCATTTTAGCCATCCTCGACACCGGCTGTCCAGGATGTGCCTTCCTGACCTGTTTACGTGCAGTGGGTGTAAAGAGTACGGCGCCGGCAACAGATTCAGTTGCCAACAATGTGATTTCCAGCTCCACGACTTCTGCGCCTTCTCTCCTCCCGCCCTTAAGGCCCATCCCTTCCATTCCTACCATCAGCTTCTTTTTTACTCCAAGCCAG tGAAAGGTGGCATCATGCAGTCCAAGTGCGAGATTTGCGCGAAGCCAATAAAAGGATTTTCGTTCCGATGCGGGGTGTGCAGCTTCCAGATGCATCCCTGCTGCGCGATGCTATCCTGGGAAATGAAGATCCCGTCGATGCACCCACACACGCTGAAGATGGTGGGAGCTACAACGATATCATCAACATCTTCATCAACCGTACAATTAGTCGATCATCATCAAGCCAGCTGTGGGGAATGCAAGAAGCGGAGGTCCGGGAGGGTGTACCGTTGCACGGTTTGCGAGTATCAGGTGCATGCAGTGTGCGCAAAGAGCGTGAAAAATGGCCTCCGTGACAACGGGCACAATGGAGCCGAGAAGCCTAGCGTGCTGGGAACCGCCGCTAGACTGGCTTCCCAGGTAGTGGTTGAGTTCTTGGGAGGAATCATAGAGGGCCTCGGAGAAGGGGTTGGGGAAGCTTTCGTCCAGAATATCAATGGCAAGGCCGCCCCCTCACCCCTTCGTCATCGttaa
- the LOC103493861 gene encoding wall-associated receptor kinase 2-like encodes MYIQLHSIHYLLSTQSKMLHLLLLFIVLVSSCAAVDTKPGCPSNCGNVTVPYPFGIGFGCYMATGFDITCNSTYDPPLPFLGTSNLQVEEISEAKLRIRNFVSFKCYTPTGALTRSIASWINLGKLPLFFSTTNKFTAIGCDTMALITGSEGLSYTSGCVSLCSNKETVINGSCSGIGCCQTDVPRGLKRFQSAIGNLNNHTKTWQYNPCSYAFLVDQDRYTFRVSDLADPNFISTIQSLPVVLDWVVGSTTCEEARKGLSTYVCQANSECYDSESGSGYQCRCRRGFSGNPYLSSGCQDIDECAGPNNPCEGICVNTPGSYYCSCPHGSYGDGKKEGKGCINKTKQFPLIQLTLGLASTLLFVVVTATWLYFSIKKRNLIRLREKFFHQNGGFLLRQQLSQHDVAVDSTKIFTAEELEKATDNYAETRILGRGGNGTVYKGILPDGKTVAIKKSKIVDESQIEQFINEVIILTQINHRNVVKLMGCCLETEVPLLVYEFVSNGTLHSHIHDKNRFNNNSLSWEDRMRIATETSGALAYLHSAASTPIIHRDVKSANILLDKKCTAKVADFGASKFIPMDQSQITTLVQGTFGYLDPEYFQTSQLTEKSDVYSFGVVLVELLTGELPVSFERSETERNLSSYFVACLREKRLFRILDGRVLREGKREQLIAAAELARRCLKLKGEDRPRMREVVSELERLTMKSDGVNVNETQTLVEVEQYSDLYPIQYTSTFQPYAFDHSHDSTSSHSQEDDGSRLLHSFHLSR; translated from the exons atgTACATACAACTACATTCAATCCATTATCTCCTCTCCACACAATCCAAAATGCTGCATCTTCTTCTGCTATTCATCGTTTTAGTATCTTCTTGTGCAGCAGTTGACACCAAGCCCGGATGCCCTTCCAATTGTGGAAACGTCACCGTTCCCTATCCTTTTGGCATCGGCTTTGGTTGTTACATGGCTACCGGGTTTGACATAACTTGCAATTCTACCTATGATCCTCCATTACCATTCTTAGGCACTTCTAACCTTCAAGTTGAGGAAATTTCTGAAGCTAAGCTCCGCATACGCAACTTTGTTTCTTTCAAATGCTACACTCCAACTGGGGCTCTCACCCGGTCAATCGCGTCTTGGATCAACTTGGGCAAGCTCCCTCTGTTCTTCTCCACCACCAACAAGTTCACCGCCATCGGCTGCGACACCATGGCCTTGATCACTGGTTCTGAGGGGCTTTCCTACACCAGTGGATGCGTCTCCCTTTGCTCCAACAAGGAAACCGTGATCAATGGCTCCTGTTCTGGCATCGGGTGCTGTCAGACTGACGTCCCCAGAGGCCTGAAGCGCTTTCAGAGCGCGATTGGGAACCTTAACAACCATACCAAAACCTGGCAATACAATCCTTGCAGCTACGCCTTTCTGGTTGACCAAGACCGCTACACCTTCCGGGTTTCTGATCTTGCGGATCCCAACTTTATATCCACCATTCAAAGCTTGCCAGTGGTTCTGGATTGGGTGGTGGGTAGCACGACATGTGAAGAGGCTCGGAAAGGATTGTCAACTTACGTTTGTCAGGCCAATTCTGAATGCTACGATTCAGAGAGCGGAAGCGGTTATCAATGTCGATGCAGAAGAGGTTTCAGTGGGAACCCATATCTGAGTTCTGGATGCCAAGACATTGACGAGTGTGCAGGCCCCAACAACCCTTGCGAGGGCATATGCGTGAATACCCCTGGCAGTTATTACTGCTCATGTCCCCACGGTTCTTACGGTGATGGTAAGAAGGAGGGCAAGGGTTGTATTAACAAAACCAAGCAATTTCCACTTATTCAACTCACTCTTG GTCTTGCCTCCACTCTTCTCTTTGTCGTCGTTACAGCCACTTGGCTTTACTTCTCCATCAAGAAGAGGAATCTCATTAGACTCCGAGAGAAATTCTTCCACCAAAACGGGGGATTCTTACTGCGCCAGCAGTTATCCCAACACGACGTTGCCGTTGACTCCACAAAAATCTTCACAGCAGAGGAGCTGGAGAAAGCGACCGACAATTATGCTGAGACTCGTATTCTGGGCAGGGGTGGAAACGGAACTGTGTACAAAGGAATTCTGCCCGACGGCAAAACAGTGGCCATTAAGAAATCCAAGATAGTGGATGAAAGCCAAATTGAACAATTCATCAACGAAGTCATAATTCTGACCCAAATCAACCACCGAAATGTGGTGAAGCTGATGGGATGCTGCCTAGAGACGGAGGTTCCTCTGCTGGTGTATGAATTCGTGTCAAATGGGACTCTACACAGCCATATTCATGACAAGAACAGGTTTAATAATAATTCTCTGTCTTGGGAAGACCGGATGAGAATAGCGACAGAAACGTCAGGAGCTCTTGCGTACCTGCACTCGGCCGCGTCCACGCCCATCATTCACAGAGACGTGAAGTCGGCGAACATACTGTTGGACAAGAAATGCACTGCGAAAGTGGCCGATTTTGGAGCATCGAAGTTTATCCCGATGGATCAGTCGCAGATCACGACGCTGGTTCAGGGGACGTTCGGTTACTTAGACCCGGAGTATTTTCAAACGAGTCAGTTGACGGAGAAGAGCGATGTGTACAGCTTTGGGGTGGTACTGGTAGAGCTGTTGACGGGGGAGCTGCCGGTATCGTTCGAGAGATCGGAAACGGAGAGAAATCTGTCGTCGTATTTTGTAGCGTGTTTGCGGGAGAAGAGGTTGTTTAGGATACTGGATGGGAGAGTGCTGAGGGAGGGAAAGAGAGAGCAACTGATAGCAGCAGCAGAGCTAGCAAGGAGATGCCTGAAGCTAAAGGGTGAAGATAGGCCGAGGATGAGAGAAGTTGTGTCTGAGTTGGAACGGTTAACAATGAAAAGTGATGGCGTAAATGTAAATGAGACACAAACTTTGGTGGAAGTGGAACAATATTCGGATTTGTACCCCATTCAATACACTTCTACTTTTCAACCCTACGCATTTGATCACTCTCACGACTCTACTTCTTCCCATTCCCAAGAAGACGACGGATCCCGACTCTTACACTCCTTCCACCTCTCCAGATGA
- the LOC103493862 gene encoding squamosa promoter-binding-like protein 14, whose protein sequence is MDDLGAQVVPPIFIHQSLTSRYTDLPSIPKKRPLSYHQGQLHPHTWNPKAWDWDSSKFLTKPSNLNNTTPDDHDDTLRLNLGGRYVEDPVSKPPKKVRPGSPASVTYPMCQVDNCKEDLSNAKDYHRRHKVCELHSKSSKALVAKQMQRFCQQCSRFHPLSEFDDGKRSCRRRLAGHNWRRRKTQPEDVTSRLTRPGSRGPPSTGNLDIVSLLTVLARAQGKNEDQSVKSLLSANSDQLIQILNKINSLPLPADLAAKLPNLENFKGKAPPQSSLQHQNKLNGNPSSPSTMDLLTVLSATLAASAPDALAMLSQKSSVSSDSEKTRSSCPSGSDLQNRPLELPSVGGERSSTSYQSPMEDSDGQVQGTRVGLPLQLFGSSPEHDAPPNLTASRKYFSSDSSNPIEERSPSSSPPLLQTLFPVQSTEETTSNGKMPIRKEVNGVEVRKPPSSNIPFELFRELDGARPNSFQTIPYQAGYTSSGSDHSPSSLNSDAQDRTGRISFKLFDKDPSQFPGTLRTQIYNWLSNCPSEMESYIRPGCVVLSVYMSMSSIAWEQLEENLVLHLKSLVHSEELDFWRSGRFLVYTGRQLASHKDGKIHLNKSSKAWSNPELTSVSPLAVVSGQKTSFLLRGRNLKIPGTRIHCTSMGGYISEEVMGLSSHGIYDEIHSRSFKVGDVSPTTLGRCFIEVENGFRGNSFPVIIADATICRELRHLESDFDEFKVPDISSESSSYVSSQPRLRDEILQFLNELGWLFQRERSSYELDNPDFVIRRFRFLLTFSAERDFCALVKTLLDILAKKCLITDGLSMKSLEMISEIQLLNRSVKRRCRRMVDLLVHYHVSGFGDAEKKYLFPPNFIGPGGITPLHLAASMADADDLVDALTNDPLESGLECWSSQLDESGRSPQAYALMRGNHTCNELVKRKLGDKKNGQVSVRIGNEIEQLEVSSGERGRVKGRSCSRCAVVAARCNRRVPGSGTHRLLHRPYIHSMLAIAAVCVCVCLFLRGSPDIGLVAPFKWENLGYGTI, encoded by the exons atGGACGACCTCGGTGCCCAAGTCGTTCCTCCTATTTTCATCCACCAATCCTTGACCAGTCGCTACACTGATCTCCCTTCCATCCCCAAGAAGCGTCCCTTATCCTATCATCAGGGTCAACTCCATCCCCATACTTGGAACCCTAAGGCCTGGGATTGGGATAGCTCTAAATTTCTCACCAAACCCTCCAACCTAAACAACACCACTCCCGATGACCATGATGACACTCTTCGCCTTAATCTTGGTGGTCGTTACGTTGAGGATCCCGTCTCCAAACCCCCCAAAAAGGTCCGCCCTGGATCTCCCGCCTCTGTCACCTACCCTATGTGCCAAGTCGATAATTGTAAGGAAGATCTCTCCAATGCCAAAGACTATCACCGCAGACACAAAGTTTGCGAGCTCCACAGCAAATCCTCCAAAGCCCTAGTTGCTAAACAGATGCAGAGGTTCTGCCAGCAGTGCAGCAG ATTTCACCCTCTTTCCGAATTTGATGATGGGAAGAGGAGCTGTAGGAGGAGGCTTGCGGGGCACAACTGGCGTAGAAGGAAAACACAGCCCGAGGATGTAACCTCAAGGCTGACCCGGCCAGGAAGTAGAGGACCCCCAAGCACCGGAAATCTTGACATCGTCAGTCTATTAACTGTTCTAGCTAGGGCTCAAG GCAAAAACGAAGACCAGAGCGTGAAGAGCTTGTTGTCAGCAAATAGTGACCAGCTCATTCAGATCCTCAATAAGATCAATTCACTTCCTTTACCAGCTGACCTTGCAGCGAAGTTGCCCAATTTAGAGAATTTTAAGGGGAAGGCTCCTCCACAAAGTTCTCTGCAGCaccaaaacaaattaaatgGTAATCCGTCTTCTCCTTCGACCATGGACTTGCTTACTGTACTTTCAGCTACTTTAGCCGCATCAGCTCCGGATGCTCTTGCAATGCTGTCACAGAAGAGCAGTGTCAGTAGTGATAGTGAAAAAACAAGGTCATCCTGCCCATCTGGTTCTGATCTTCAGAATAGGCCTCTGGAACTTCCTTCAGTTGGAGGAGAAAGAAGCAGTACCAGTTACCAGTCTCCCATGGAAGATTCCGATGGCCAGGTTCAAGGAACCAGAGTTGGTTTGCCACTTCAGCTCTTTGGCTCTTCGCCTGAACATGATGCCCCACCGAACTTGACGGCTTCTAGAAAGTACTTCTCTTCGGATAGCAGCAATCCTATTGAAGAGAGATCTCCGTCATCTTCACCTCCTCTCCTGCAAACGTTGTTCCCCGTGCAAAGCACAGAAGAAACTACCAGTAATGGGAAAATGCCAATCAGAAAAGAAGTTAATGGTGTTGAGGTTCGAAAACCTCCTAGTAGCAATATTCCCTTTGAACTCTTCAGAGAGTTGGATGGAGCAAGACCAAATTCTTTTCAAACTATTCCTTACCAAGCTGGATACACTTCTTCCGGATCTGATCATTCACCTTCTAGTTTAAATTCTGATGCTCAG GATCGCACTGGAAGGATAAGTTTTAAGCTTTTTGACAAGGATCCCAGTCAGTTTCCAGGGACATTGCGGACACAA ATATACAATTGGCTGTCTAATTGTCCGTCTGAGATGGAAAGCTACATACGGCCTGGTTGCGTGGTTCTGTCGGTTTATATGTCCATGTCATCCATTGCATGGGAACAG CTTGAAGAAAATTTGGTTCTGCATCTTAAATCTTTGGTTCACAGTGAAGAGCTTGATTTTTGGAGAAGTGGAAGATTTTTAGTTTACACTGGGAGGCAACTAGCGTCACACAAGGATG GGAAGATTCATCTGAACAAATCCTCAAAAGCATGGAGTAATCCGGAGTTAACATCGGTGTCACCTTTAGCAGTTGTGAGTGGACAAAAGACCTCGTTTTTATTAAGGGGAAGGAATTTGAAAATTCCTGGCACGAG GATTCATTGCACATCTATGGGAGGCTACATATCCGAAGAAGTAATGGGATTAAGTAGTCATGGAATATACGACGAGATACATTCTAGAAGTTTCAAAGTTGGAGATGTATCACCTACTACTCTTGGTCGTTGTTTCATTGAG GTGGAAAATGGTTTCCGAGGAAATAGTTTCCCTGTTATCATAGCTGATGCTACCATCTGTAGGGAATTGAGGCATcttgagtccgattttgatgaGTTTAAAGTACCTGATATCAGTTCAGAAAGTTCTTCATATGTTTCTTCGCAGCCAAGGCTAAGGGATGAAATTTTGCAGTTCTTGAATGAACTTGGATGGCTGTTCCAAAGGGAAAGGTCCTCTTATGAGCTAGATAATCCAGATTTTGTAATAAGGCGGTTCAGATTTTTACTCACGTTCTCAGCAGAGAGGGACTTCTGTGCGTTGGTGAAAACACTTCTTGACATTTTGGCCAAAAAATGCTTGATCACAGATGGACTGTCAATGAAATCATTGGAAATGATATCTGAGATTCAGCTCTTAAACCGGTCAGTGAAAAGGAGGTGCAGGCGGATGGTTGACTTACTTGTTCATTATCACGTATCTGGCTTTGGTGATGCAGAGAAAAAATACCTCTTTCCACCAAATTTTATTGGTCCTGGTGGTATTACTCCTCTGCATTTAGCAGCGTCAATGGCAGATGCAGATGATTTGGTTGATGCTCTAACAAATGACCCGCTAGAG AGTGGTTTGGAATGCTGGAGCTCCCAACTTGATGAAAGCGGACGGTCGCCACAGGCTTATGCTTTAATGAGGGGTAATCATACTTGTAATGAGCTGGTGAAGCGAAAACTTGGTGACAAAAAGAATGGTCAAGTTTCAGTTAGAATTGGGAATGAGATAGAGCAACTAGAGGTGTCAAGTGGTGAGCGGGGGAGGGTGAAAGGTAGGTCCTGCTCCAGGTGTGCTGTTGTTGCAGCAAGGTGCAACAGGAGGGTTCCTGGGAGTGGGACACACAGGTTGCTTCATCGGCCCTACATTCATTCAATGCTTGCTATAGCTGCTGTTTGCGTTTGTGTGTGCCTATTTTTGCGAGGTTCCCCAGACATTGGTTTAGTTGCACCCTTCAAATGGGAGAACTTAGGCTACGGGACAATTTAG